Below is a genomic region from Acidobacteriota bacterium.
CGCGCGAGGGGGCCGATGTGGTTTCGACGCGGTCGCGCGCCGTCACGGGCAAGGCAAACGAGGTCGTCGGGCGCGGCAAGGAACTGCTGCAGCACCAGAAGGACCAGCTGTCGGCCGCCATCGAAGCGGGCAAACAGGCGTACCGGGAAGAGAAGGGCGGGGTGTAAGTCCCGATGCACGACACACTCCTGATGGTATTCACGGGCATCCTGGCCGTGGCCGTCCTGGCCCAGAGCGTGCTCTTCTTCCTGATGTACCGGTCGATCCGCTCCCTCGGCGCCCGGTTCGAGGACCTCAGCGGGGATCTGTCCCGTCACGTGGAAAACGTGACCCGGGGGGCCGATTCGGTGATGGAGTCCGTCCGGGGGATCGCCGAGGCCGTCCGTCCGGCGGCCGGACAGTTGTCGGACTCGGTCGACACCCTGCACGGCAGGGTACTCGAGATCGACAGCTTCCTGGGTGAGGTCACCGAGATGGTCCGGGGCGAGCTCGTCCAGGTCCAGGACACGGTGCACACCGCGTCGGCCCGCATCCAGGAAACGATCGACGTGGCGCGCGACTGCGTCCTCGGTCCCGTCAGCCAGGTGAGCGCGATCGGGAAGGGGGTGCGCGCCGCGCTGGAGGTCCTTTTCCGGCTGAAAAAGAGCGGCCCTCCCCCGCCTCACGAAGACGACCCCTTCTTCTGACCCGGGCGGGCGGCAACCCCTGTCCCCCCTGCACTCCCGCCGGGG
It encodes:
- a CDS encoding YtxH domain-containing protein, translated to MSEQSSAGEKALFLMLGAMIGAATALLLAPRSGVETRRLIATKAREGADVVSTRSRAVTGKANEVVGRGKELLQHQKDQLSAAIEAGKQAYREEKGGV